The following proteins are encoded in a genomic region of Jaculus jaculus isolate mJacJac1 chromosome 13, mJacJac1.mat.Y.cur, whole genome shotgun sequence:
- the Tars1 gene encoding threonine--tRNA ligase 1, cytoplasmic — MSEEKDGSPSGKMGGEEKPASAGEEKRKEGGKKKNKEGSGDGGRAELNPWPEYINTRLDMYNKLKAEHDSILAEKAEKASNPIKVTLPDGKQVDAESWKTTPYQVACGISQGLADNTVVAKVNKVVWDLDRPLEEDCTLELLKFEDEEAQAVYWHSSAHIMGEAMERVYGGCLCYGPPIENGFYYDMYLEEGGVSSNDFSSLETLCKKIIKEKQAFERLEVKKETLLEMFKYNKFKCRILNEKVNTPTTTVYRCGPLIDLCRGPHVRHTGKIKTLKIHKNSSTYWEGKADMETLQRIYGISFPDPKMLKEWEKFQEEAKNRDHRKIGRDQELYFFHELSPGSCFFLPKGAYIYNTLMDFIRSEYRRRGFQEVVTPNIYNSRLWVTSGHWQHYSENMFSFEVEKELFALKPMNCPGHCLMFDHRPRSWRELPLRVADFGVLHRNELSGALTGLTRVRRFQQDDAHIFCAMEQIEDEIKGCLDFLRTVYNVFGFSFKLNLSTRPEKFLGDIEIWNQAEKQLENSLNEFGEKWELNPGDGAFYGPKIDIQIKDAIGRYHQCATIQLDFQLPIRFNLTYVSHDGDDKKRPVIVHRAILGSVERMIAILTENYGGKWPFWLSPRQVMVVPVGPTCDEYAQKVRQQFHDEKFMADIDLDPGCTLNKKIRNAQLAQYNFILVVGEKEKAGGTVNIRTRDNKVHGERTVRETVERLRQLRQARGRQAEEDF; from the exons ATGTCCGAGGAGAAGGACGGCAGCCCTTCCGGGAAGATGGGGGGCGAGGAGAAGCCG gCCAGTGCTGgtgaggagaagagaaaagaagggggcAAGAAGAAGAACAAAGAAGGTTCTGGAGACGGAGGCCGAGCAGAG TTGAATCCATGGCCTGAATATATTAACACACGTCTTGACATGTACAATAAACTTAAAGCAGAACATGACTCCATTCTGGCTGAAAAGGCAGAAAAAGCCAGCAACCCCATAAAAGTCACGCTGCCCGACGGGAAACAAGTTGACGCGGAGTCTTGGAAAACTACACCATACCAAGTTGCGTGTGGAATAAG tcaGGGCCTGGCTGACAATACCGTGGTTGCTAAAGTGAACAAGGTTGTTTGGGACCTTGACCGCCCACTGGAAGAAGACTGTACCTTGGAACTTCTCAAGTTTGAGGATGAGGAAGCCCAAGCA GTGTATTGGCACTCCAGTGCTCACATAATGGGGGAAGCCATGGAGCGAGTCTACGGTGGATGCTTATGTTATGGTCCACCAATAGAAAATGGGTTCTATTATGACATGTACCTTGAAGAAGG GGGTGTGTCCAGCAATGATTTCTCTTCTTTGGAGACTTTGTGTAAGAAaatcattaaagaaaaacaagcttTTGAAAGACTGgaagttaaaaaagaaactttattagAAATGTTTAAG tacAACAAGTTCAAATGCCGAATATTGAATGAAAAAGTAAATACTCCAACTACTACAGTCTATAG GTGTGGGCCCTTGATAGACCTCTGCCGCGGCCCTCATGTCAGGCACACTGGCAAAATTAAGACTTTAAAAATACACAAG aaTTCCTCCACATACTGGGAAGGCAAAGCAGATATGGAAACACTACAGAGGATTTATGGCATTTCATTCCCTGATCCTAAGATGTTAAAAGAGTGGGAGAAGTTTCAAGAAGAAGCTAAGAACCGAGATCATAGGAAGATTGGGAGG GACCAAGAGCTATATTTCTTCCATGAACTCAGCCCAGGAAGTTGCTTTTTCCTGCCCAAAGGAGCCTACATTTATAACACACTCATGGACTTCATCAGG AGTGAATACCGGAGAAGAGGATTCCAGGAGGTGGTGACCCCCAACATCTACAACAGCCGGCTCTGGGTGACCTCGGGCCACTGGCAGCACTACAGCGAGAACATGTTTTCCTTTGAGGTGGAGAAGGAGCTCTTCGCCCTCAAACCCATGAACTGCCCGGGACACTG CCTTATGTTTGACCATCGGCCAAGATCCTGGCGAGAGCTGCCTCTGAGGGTGGCTGATTTTGGGGTGCTTCACAGGAATGAGCTGTCGGGAGCGCTCACAGGCCTCACCCGGGTTCGGAGATTCCAGCAAGATGACGCACACATTTTCTGTGCCATGGAGCAG attGAGGATGAAATAAAAggttgcttggattttctacgtACAGTTTATAATGTTTTTGGATTTTCCTTCAAACTGAACCTTTCTACTCGTCCAGAAAAATTCCTTGGAGATATTGAAATCTGGAATCAAGCAGAGAAA CAACTTGAAAACAGCTTGAATGAATTTGGTGAAAAGTGGGAACTAAATCCTGGTGATGGAGCTTTCTATGGTCCAAAG ATTGACATACAGATAAAAGATGCAATTGGTCGCTACCACCAGTGTGCCACGATCCAGCTGGATTTTCAGTTGCCCATCAGATTTAATCTTACTTACGTGAG CCACGATGGTGATGATAAGAAAAGGCCCGTGATTGTGCACCGAGCCATCCTGGGGTCAGTGGAAAGAATGATTGCCATCCTCACGGAAAACTACGGTGGCAAATG gcctttctggctttctccTCGCCAGGTAATGGTAGTTCCAGTGGGACCAACATGTGATGAATATGCCCAGAAG GTTCGGCAACAATTTCACGATGAGAAATTCATGGCAGACATTGATTTGGACCCCGGATGTACACTGAACAAAAAGATCAGAAACGCACAGCTCGCGCAGTATAACTTCATCCTGG TTGTTGGTGAGAAGGAGAAGGCCGGCGGCACGGTGAACATCCGCACGAGAGACAACAAGGTGCACGGCGAGCGCACGGTGCGCGAGACCGTGGAGCGGTTGCGGCAGCTCCGGCAGGCCCGCGGCAGGCAGGCCGAGGAGGACTTCTAG